A DNA window from Myxococcales bacterium contains the following coding sequences:
- a CDS encoding GNAT family N-acetyltransferase — protein MADLTDHARAQFAQSFQPLGDAGYTLERVADAAAYWQLHDRELGGDFPPEVFFDLHATRTAEARAGLAGLEADRAARTLTDFTVVRAGDEIVAMFSGEQRDRGLYRMWHTNVRRSHRRRGLYRQILAATVAYTRALGFDAITSEHAPSNNPVIIAKLQAGFCIYGLEVDPMAGLSVILRYFHQPEARAAYEFRCGLATVTPALRAAGFGAFATLRDQLSG, from the coding sequence ATGGCCGACCTCACGGATCACGCGCGCGCGCAGTTCGCGCAGTCCTTCCAGCCGCTCGGCGACGCCGGCTACACGCTCGAGCGCGTCGCCGACGCCGCCGCGTACTGGCAGCTCCACGACCGCGAGCTCGGCGGCGACTTCCCGCCCGAGGTGTTCTTCGACCTGCACGCGACCCGAACCGCCGAGGCCCGGGCGGGGCTGGCCGGGCTCGAGGCCGACCGCGCGGCGCGCACGTTGACCGACTTCACCGTGGTCCGCGCCGGCGACGAGATCGTGGCGATGTTCTCGGGCGAGCAGCGCGATCGCGGGCTCTACCGGATGTGGCACACCAACGTGCGGCGCAGCCACCGCCGCCGCGGCCTGTACCGCCAGATCCTCGCGGCCACGGTCGCCTACACCCGCGCCCTCGGGTTCGACGCGATCACCAGCGAGCACGCGCCCAGCAACAACCCGGTGATCATCGCCAAGCTGCAGGCCGGGTTCTGCATCTACGGCCTGGAGGTCGATCCGATGGCCGGGCTGTCGGTGATCCTGCGCTACTTCCATCAGCCCGAGGCGCGCGCCGCCTACGAGTTCCGGTGCGGCCTCGCGACGGTGACGCCGGCGCTGCGCGCGGCCGGCTTCGGCGCGTTCGCGACCCTGCGCGACCAGCTCAGCGGCTGA
- a CDS encoding DUF2785 domain-containing protein → MSISRLILAAVASALLALGCRQPPPACPAAAATPAGAVAPAPASTAPTSPLTSERRAWWRAIRGGGALPDGTTAASLVPELEALLAASDPEVRDGIGYEVLARWLGADAALDDATVAGLRDRLVARTAAAPTPGDAVFGRSFAALVSSVIVAREVAAPRWSDAEVAAQIDAATAYAAREVDLRGYTGATGWAHAAAHAADWMKFLARHPRLQAAQATQLLGGVAALVARGHGARFSHGEDERLAAAVRAVARRDLLDDAAADAWLAAVAAPLASGWPDPFDPVVYATQRNARDLLVSCFIALSFDDSPGAARLRARLERAMRGG, encoded by the coding sequence ATGTCGATCTCCAGGCTGATCCTGGCGGCCGTCGCGTCGGCGCTGCTGGCGCTCGGGTGTCGCCAGCCGCCGCCGGCGTGTCCGGCCGCGGCGGCCACGCCCGCGGGCGCGGTCGCGCCAGCGCCCGCGTCGACCGCACCGACCTCGCCGCTGACGTCCGAGCGGCGCGCGTGGTGGCGGGCGATCCGCGGCGGCGGCGCGCTGCCGGACGGCACGACCGCGGCGTCGCTGGTGCCCGAGCTCGAGGCCCTGCTGGCCGCCAGCGATCCCGAGGTCCGCGACGGCATCGGCTACGAGGTCCTGGCGCGCTGGCTCGGCGCCGACGCCGCCCTCGACGACGCCACCGTGGCCGGCCTGCGCGATCGCCTGGTCGCGCGCACCGCCGCCGCGCCGACGCCCGGCGACGCGGTGTTCGGGCGCTCGTTCGCGGCGCTGGTGTCGTCGGTGATCGTCGCGCGCGAGGTCGCGGCGCCGCGCTGGAGCGACGCCGAGGTGGCCGCGCAGATCGACGCGGCCACCGCCTACGCCGCGCGCGAGGTCGACCTGCGCGGCTACACCGGCGCCACCGGCTGGGCCCACGCCGCGGCCCACGCCGCCGACTGGATGAAGTTCCTGGCTCGGCACCCGCGGCTCCAGGCCGCCCAGGCGACGCAGCTCCTGGGCGGCGTGGCCGCGCTGGTCGCCCGCGGCCACGGCGCGCGGTTCAGCCACGGCGAGGACGAGCGCCTGGCCGCGGCGGTGCGGGCGGTGGCGCGGCGCGACCTCCTCGACGACGCCGCCGCCGACGCGTGGCTGGCGGCGGTCGCGGCGCCGCTCGCGTCCGGCTGGCCCGATCCGTTCGACCCGGTCGTCTACGCGACCCAGCGCAACGCGCGCGACCTGCTGGTCAGCTGCTTCATCGCGCTGTCGTTCGACGACTCCCCCGGCGCGGCCCGGCTGCGCGCGCGCCTCGAGCGCGCGATGCGCGGCGGGTGA
- a CDS encoding DUF1579 family protein, with the protein MLALRVLPALALAACATAAAPVPSTAPATPPAPTPPTSVAVACAAPEHRQLDFWIGDWALVVKTRAAPDGPWAEAHATQRVEAILGGCVIAEHFEADGPGTPWAGRSYSMWQPALGAWRQTWVDDQGGFLAFTGAVEDGAMTLYGEPRDQGGHRVQMRMVFLDVTADALRWEWQRSVDDGAWDPQLVIEYRRRAAG; encoded by the coding sequence ATGCTCGCCCTCCGTGTCCTGCCCGCGCTCGCGCTGGCGGCGTGCGCGACCGCCGCCGCGCCCGTCCCATCCACCGCACCCGCCACGCCGCCGGCGCCGACGCCGCCGACCAGCGTCGCCGTCGCGTGCGCGGCCCCCGAGCACCGTCAGCTCGACTTCTGGATCGGTGACTGGGCGCTGGTGGTGAAGACCCGGGCCGCGCCCGACGGCCCCTGGGCCGAGGCCCACGCCACCCAGCGGGTCGAGGCCATCCTCGGCGGCTGCGTGATCGCCGAGCACTTCGAGGCCGACGGCCCCGGCACGCCGTGGGCCGGGCGCAGCTACTCGATGTGGCAGCCCGCGCTCGGCGCCTGGCGCCAGACCTGGGTCGACGACCAGGGCGGCTTCCTGGCGTTCACCGGCGCCGTCGAGGACGGCGCGATGACGCTCTACGGCGAGCCGCGCGACCAGGGCGGCCACCGCGTCCAGATGCGGATGGTGTTCCTCGACGTCACCGCCGACGCGCTGCGCTGGGAGTGGCAGCGCAGCGTCGACGACGGCGCCTGGGACCCGCAGCTGGTGATCGAGTACCGGCGGCGGGCCGCGGGCTGA
- a CDS encoding right-handed parallel beta-helix repeat-containing protein, which produces MSPTRRAAVIALLATAACSGDAGPVRDPISFDAPYRPPADRIDPTTAATWDDAAFRALGAARAARPPALPATTAQRYVSAATGDDGDDGSAAAPWQTLRHAAEVVEPDTTVWLDASGDYQGGVRIDRGGADGAWVVFAAMPGARPRVVGDPSADAVIDIDASWVVVAGLEIADHQRAGLADTYGIQVATTTDDISHVQLLGNLIHDIGPGVLEQPTCAYDGHGIIAQSQGHRIGVLTIDGNELHDVYAGTSEILVVNGLVEAFRVTNNYVHDVDNIAIDIIGYEQRPDETTSNGLVADNVVLDASNYWPYCTRGNCGYPVGDESSDGIYVDGGADLIIEHNVVGRADHGIELQSENGELIRDTEVRFNLVFNSNYKNLTIGASARTTEHDNVLIDDPRLADPDLEACRP; this is translated from the coding sequence GTGTCGCCCACCCGTCGCGCCGCCGTGATCGCGCTGCTCGCCACCGCCGCGTGCAGCGGCGACGCGGGACCGGTCCGCGACCCGATCAGCTTCGACGCCCCGTATCGACCGCCGGCCGATCGCATCGATCCGACGACCGCCGCCACCTGGGACGACGCCGCGTTCCGCGCGCTGGGGGCGGCCCGGGCGGCGCGCCCGCCGGCCCTGCCCGCGACGACGGCGCAGCGCTACGTGTCGGCGGCCACCGGCGACGACGGCGACGACGGCTCGGCCGCGGCGCCGTGGCAGACCCTGCGCCACGCGGCCGAGGTGGTCGAGCCCGACACGACGGTGTGGCTCGACGCCAGCGGCGACTACCAGGGCGGCGTCCGGATCGACCGCGGCGGCGCCGACGGCGCCTGGGTGGTGTTCGCCGCGATGCCGGGCGCCCGACCGCGGGTGGTCGGGGACCCGAGCGCCGACGCGGTCATCGACATCGACGCCAGCTGGGTGGTGGTGGCCGGCCTCGAGATCGCGGACCACCAGCGGGCCGGCCTGGCCGACACCTACGGCATCCAGGTCGCGACCACGACCGACGACATCTCGCACGTGCAGCTGCTCGGCAACCTGATCCACGACATCGGCCCCGGCGTCCTCGAGCAGCCGACCTGCGCGTACGACGGGCACGGCATCATCGCCCAGTCCCAGGGCCACCGCATCGGCGTCCTGACGATCGACGGCAACGAGCTCCACGACGTCTACGCCGGCACCAGCGAGATCCTGGTGGTCAACGGCCTGGTCGAGGCCTTCCGGGTCACCAACAACTACGTCCACGACGTCGACAACATCGCGATCGACATCATCGGCTACGAGCAGCGCCCCGACGAGACCACCTCGAACGGGCTGGTGGCCGACAACGTCGTGCTCGACGCGTCCAACTACTGGCCGTACTGCACCCGCGGCAACTGCGGGTACCCGGTCGGCGACGAGTCGTCGGACGGCATCTACGTCGACGGCGGCGCCGACCTGATCATCGAGCACAACGTCGTCGGCCGCGCCGATCACGGCATCGAGCTGCAGTCGGAGAACGGCGAGCTGATCCGCGACACCGAGGTCCGCTTCAACCTGGTGTTCAACAGCAACTACAAGAACCTGACCATCGGCGCGTCCGCGCGCACCACCGAGCACGACAACGTGCTGATCGACGACCCGCGCCTGGCCGACCCCGACCTCGAGGCCTGCCGGCCGTGA
- a CDS encoding DNA polymerase Y family protein, with the protein MRVACVDLPALPLQLLWRREPTWRAEPTVVVDEDRPQGLVRWACERARAHGVLPGQRYAHALALTGALRAGVVPPEELAAAIDALARRLHGCSPEVTRGDDADDALGTFWLGGAGLGSIYPSASAWGRAVAAELAAVELLGVVVVGFSRFATCALARALGDGLVDGGGARAVVVRVFACDADERAAVRAVPLDRIGIAPRLRDQLARLGVTTLGQMVRLPGGGVLERFGAAAHRLYALAAGEGWDPLAPEPPPEALDERVFLDEPEVDAERLVFATKAALDRLLARLASQRRALTALSLEWNLQLGVGRHERRVDCVKPAAPTLDGRALLGLVRLRLEHQPPVAGVVAIRVWADDVAATREQLALFAERPRRDLRAAETALARLRAELGDDAVVRPVLRDAHLPEAQYGWVRIDRMIAPRPRRDQPVVLVRRVLVRPRLLPPQSPRVRDDGWVLSGLEHGTVTNIVGPYVVSGGWWAGGGDDGGVTGVHREYHFAETRRGDCLWLFHDPARRRWFLHGAIG; encoded by the coding sequence GTGCGGGTCGCGTGCGTCGATCTGCCGGCGCTGCCGCTGCAGCTCCTGTGGCGGCGCGAGCCGACCTGGCGGGCCGAGCCGACCGTGGTCGTCGACGAGGATCGCCCGCAGGGGCTGGTGCGCTGGGCGTGCGAGCGGGCGCGCGCGCACGGCGTGCTGCCGGGCCAGCGCTACGCCCACGCGCTGGCGCTGACCGGCGCGCTGCGGGCCGGCGTGGTGCCGCCCGAGGAGCTGGCCGCGGCGATCGACGCGCTCGCGCGCCGGCTGCACGGGTGCTCGCCCGAGGTCACGCGCGGCGACGACGCCGACGACGCGCTCGGCACGTTCTGGCTCGGCGGCGCCGGGCTCGGCTCGATCTATCCGTCGGCGTCGGCGTGGGGCCGGGCGGTCGCGGCCGAGCTGGCGGCGGTCGAGCTGCTCGGCGTGGTCGTCGTCGGGTTCTCGCGGTTCGCGACCTGCGCGCTGGCGCGGGCGCTGGGCGACGGGCTGGTCGACGGCGGCGGCGCGCGCGCGGTGGTGGTGCGCGTGTTCGCGTGCGACGCCGACGAGCGGGCCGCGGTGCGGGCCGTGCCGCTCGATCGGATCGGCATCGCGCCGCGCCTGCGCGACCAGCTGGCGCGCCTGGGCGTGACCACGCTCGGCCAGATGGTGCGCCTGCCCGGCGGCGGCGTGCTCGAGCGGTTCGGCGCGGCCGCGCACCGGCTGTACGCGCTGGCCGCGGGCGAGGGCTGGGATCCGCTCGCGCCCGAGCCGCCGCCCGAGGCGCTCGACGAGCGGGTCTTCCTCGACGAGCCCGAGGTCGACGCCGAGCGGCTGGTGTTCGCGACCAAGGCCGCGCTCGATCGGCTGCTGGCGCGGCTGGCGAGCCAGCGGCGCGCGCTGACCGCGCTGTCGCTCGAGTGGAACCTCCAGCTCGGGGTCGGGCGCCACGAGCGCCGGGTCGACTGCGTCAAGCCGGCGGCGCCGACGCTCGACGGGCGCGCGCTCCTGGGCCTGGTGCGGCTGCGGCTCGAGCACCAGCCGCCGGTCGCCGGCGTCGTCGCGATCCGGGTGTGGGCCGACGACGTCGCCGCGACCCGCGAGCAGCTGGCGCTGTTCGCCGAGCGGCCGCGCCGCGATCTGCGCGCCGCCGAGACCGCGCTGGCGCGGCTGCGGGCCGAGCTGGGCGACGACGCGGTGGTGCGGCCGGTGCTGCGCGACGCCCACCTGCCCGAGGCCCAGTACGGCTGGGTCCGGATCGATCGCATGATCGCGCCGCGCCCGCGCCGCGATCAGCCGGTGGTGCTGGTGCGGCGGGTGCTGGTGCGGCCGCGGCTGTTGCCGCCGCAGTCGCCGCGCGTGCGCGACGACGGCTGGGTGCTGTCGGGGCTCGAGCACGGCACCGTCACGAACATCGTCGGGCCGTACGTGGTCAGCGGCGGCTGGTGGGCCGGCGGCGGCGACGACGGCGGCGTGACCGGCGTGCACCGCGAGTACCACTTCGCCGAGACCCGCCGCGGCGACTGCCTGTGGCTGTTCCACGACCCCGCGCGCCGGCGTTGGTTCCTGCACGGCGCGATCGGCTGA
- a CDS encoding recombinase A produces MSSYLDAKDFVDRARARSSAAAAARVISLDDVRAASASPAGPRWQLDDLTGRLTELSGVGAVASLTAATALLLEAQGRGEPCAWIVLPGACFFPPDLADSGVDLDALVVVRTRDTLTLARAADTLLRSGSFGLIVLELGAAGELPTATQGRLVSLAQRHDAALIAITERSRDAASLGSIVSLRAEAVRERVRGGGFQVAVRALKDKRRGPGWSQAVAVVPPAGLR; encoded by the coding sequence ATGAGCAGCTATCTAGACGCCAAGGACTTCGTCGACCGCGCGCGCGCGCGCTCGAGCGCGGCCGCCGCCGCGCGGGTGATCTCGCTCGACGACGTGCGCGCGGCCAGCGCGAGCCCGGCCGGCCCGCGCTGGCAGCTCGACGATCTCACCGGGCGGCTCACCGAGCTGTCGGGCGTCGGCGCGGTCGCGTCGCTCACCGCCGCCACCGCGCTCCTGCTCGAGGCCCAGGGCCGCGGCGAGCCGTGCGCGTGGATCGTCCTGCCGGGCGCGTGCTTCTTCCCGCCCGATCTCGCCGACAGCGGCGTCGATCTCGACGCGCTGGTGGTCGTGCGCACGCGCGACACGCTGACCCTGGCGCGCGCGGCCGACACGCTCCTGCGCTCGGGCAGCTTCGGGCTGATCGTCCTCGAGCTGGGCGCCGCCGGCGAGCTGCCGACGGCGACCCAGGGTCGGCTGGTCAGCCTGGCCCAGCGCCACGACGCCGCGCTGATCGCGATCACCGAGCGGTCGCGCGACGCGGCGTCGCTGGGCTCGATCGTGTCGCTGCGCGCCGAGGCGGTGCGCGAGCGCGTGCGCGGCGGCGGCTTCCAGGTGGCGGTGCGCGCGCTCAAGGACAAGCGCCGCGGCCCCGGCTGGAGCCAGGCGGTCGCGGTCGTGCCGCCGGCCGGGCTGCGGTAG
- a CDS encoding aldo/keto reductase — protein MRMHRLGRTGLYVSELCLGTMTYGGKGFWEVIGKLGLDAVAGQLRTAIDAGVNFLDTADVYHEGESERLVGEAVRRLGVRRSDLVIATKVRGRVGPGPNDVGLSRAHILDAIDGSLGRLGMDHVDLYQIHGVDPVTPLEETIGALADVVRAGKVRYVGFCNLPAWMAMKALAIADRAGLPRFVSAQVFYTIASRDIERELVPLCRAEGLGIMPWSPLAGGLLTGKFTEGAAGPEGARRTAFDFPLVDKPRAFACVEAMRPIAAAHDVSIAQIALAYLLHKPAVTSVIIGARTDAQLADNLAATKVRLAADELAALDKVSALPPEYPGWMTEFQERDRFLDGMDR, from the coding sequence ATGCGCATGCACCGACTCGGCCGCACCGGCCTGTACGTGTCCGAGCTGTGCCTCGGCACCATGACCTACGGCGGCAAGGGCTTCTGGGAGGTGATCGGCAAGCTCGGCCTCGACGCCGTCGCCGGTCAGCTCCGCACGGCGATCGACGCCGGCGTCAACTTCCTCGACACCGCCGACGTCTACCACGAGGGCGAGAGCGAGCGGCTGGTCGGCGAGGCGGTGCGCCGGCTCGGCGTGCGTCGCAGCGACCTGGTGATCGCGACCAAGGTCCGCGGGCGGGTCGGGCCGGGGCCCAACGACGTCGGCCTGTCGCGCGCGCACATCCTCGACGCGATCGACGGCTCGCTCGGGCGGCTGGGCATGGATCACGTCGACCTGTACCAGATCCACGGCGTCGATCCGGTGACGCCGCTCGAGGAGACCATCGGCGCGCTGGCCGACGTCGTGCGCGCCGGCAAGGTCCGCTACGTCGGCTTCTGCAACCTGCCGGCGTGGATGGCGATGAAGGCGCTGGCGATCGCCGACCGCGCCGGGCTGCCGCGGTTCGTGTCGGCCCAGGTCTTCTACACGATCGCCAGCCGCGACATCGAGCGCGAGCTGGTGCCGCTGTGCCGGGCCGAGGGCCTCGGGATCATGCCGTGGTCGCCGCTGGCCGGCGGGCTGCTGACCGGCAAGTTCACCGAGGGCGCGGCCGGCCCCGAGGGCGCGCGCCGGACCGCGTTCGACTTCCCGCTGGTCGACAAGCCGCGCGCGTTCGCGTGCGTCGAGGCGATGCGGCCGATCGCGGCGGCCCACGACGTGTCGATCGCGCAGATCGCGCTGGCCTACCTGCTGCACAAGCCGGCGGTGACCAGCGTGATCATCGGCGCGCGCACCGACGCGCAGCTGGCCGACAACCTGGCCGCGACCAAGGTCCGGCTGGCGGCCGACGAGCTGGCCGCCCTCGACAAGGTCAGCGCGCTGCCGCCCGAGTATCCCGGTTGGATGACCGAGTTCCAAGAGCGCGATCGCTTCCTCGACGGCATGGACCGCTGA
- a CDS encoding lamin tail domain-containing protein has protein sequence MRRLAALCLALAACDDPGGAVDAGVDAGLDAQVGQGSEPTGDLVINEVAPRGVGSDWVELHNRGATPIDLCGYFLTDAADRLDHYLPLGGVLPPAPCPPLPLAPGAYRVILLDGTPLPTDTPIDPLHAPFKLGVADQVHLVTTAGGIGDGVLFLYPRGPAEPADVALARVPDGGGLFFAVAPSAGAANPAVLP, from the coding sequence ATGCGTCGCCTCGCTGCCTTGTGCCTCGCGCTCGCCGCCTGCGACGATCCCGGCGGCGCCGTCGACGCCGGCGTCGACGCGGGCCTCGACGCCCAGGTCGGCCAGGGCAGCGAGCCCACCGGCGATCTGGTGATCAACGAGGTCGCCCCGCGCGGCGTCGGCAGCGACTGGGTCGAGCTGCACAACCGCGGCGCCACGCCGATCGATCTGTGCGGGTACTTCCTCACCGACGCCGCCGATCGCCTCGATCACTACCTGCCGCTGGGCGGCGTGCTGCCGCCGGCGCCGTGCCCGCCGCTGCCGCTCGCGCCCGGCGCGTACCGCGTGATCCTGCTCGACGGCACGCCGCTGCCGACCGACACCCCGATCGATCCGCTGCACGCGCCCTTCAAGCTGGGCGTCGCCGATCAGGTCCACCTGGTCACGACCGCCGGCGGCATCGGCGACGGCGTGCTGTTCCTGTACCCGCGCGGCCCGGCCGAGCCGGCCGACGTGGCGCTGGCGCGGGTGCCCGACGGCGGCGGCCTGTTCTTCGCGGTCGCGCCCTCGGCCGGCGCCGCCAACCCCGCGGTGCTGCCGTGA